The genomic window CAAAGGAAAGCCTGCTGGAGGATCTGCTTTGGAGCGACCCCACTGATGCCATAAGCGAGACATGTGCTTCTCATCGTGGTGCGGGGAAACTTTTTGGACAGAAGGTTACGGATGCTGCCCTACAATGTTTCGGCGTAAAAGTCATTGTTCGGGGGCATGAGCCATGCATGGAGGGTTATAAAATAGACCACAACGGGAAAATCCTCACATTATTTTCGAGGAGGGGGTCGCCATACTTTAATGAGCACGGCGCATATTTGCTTGTGAATCTCTCTCAAAAACCGCAAAACGCCTTTGAGCTAGCACCGTTTATCCACAAATTTTAAACTCTTTCCGTGTCATTTTCTGTGTATTTTGAAATTTCTGCCGTGGATGTTGCACGGAAACTTTAAGAGTTTAGCTAAACACCGTTTTTACGGTTAAACGTTGGCAAGGCGGTTAAACCTTGAGGTTTGGAATAGTCACACGGAACCCGAATGCCTACAGTTCGGCTCAGCTTCGCATGGCGATGGAGAGGCGTGGAATCCCTTACATGTGCTTTAGTTTTCCATGGCTTGTTGCCCGCGTGGGGTATAAGCCCTACCTAAACGTGCGGAATGTGGATGTTCTAAAGGATTTAGACGCCTTGATTATCCGGCCCATTGGGCGGGGCTCGCTGGAGGAGATTGTTTTCCGTATGGATGTGCTTTACCGGCTTGAACGTTTAGGCTTTTATGTGGTTAATCCGCCCGAAGCTATTGAACACTGCGTGGACAAATATGACTTGCTGGCGATATTGGAGGATGCAGGTATACCCGTGCCCCGCACCGCCGTTACTGAGGATGCAGATGAAGCCTTGAAGGCTTTCCATGAGCTTGGCGGAGACGTCGTCGTAAAGCCCATATTCGGCTCGAGGGGGATTGGCTCCACCCGCATAAATGATCCAGAGATAGCCTCCACGGTTTTTAGGGCTATTGCCTTCTATCATGGTGTAATCTACCTTCAAGAATTTGTGCCTCATGGATGCTCGGACATCCGCGCCTTCGTCATAGGCGACCGTGTGGCTGCAGCCATGCGTCGCGTCGCCACAAGCTGGAAAACCAACTACAGCCAAGGTGCCCGCCCAGAGCCGCTGAAGCTCAGCGGCGAACTTGAGGAGCTGGCTGTGAAATCTGCCAAACTGATAAAATGCAAGGTTGCGGGTGTGGATATCCTTGAAAGCTCAAAGGGTCCCGTGGTGGTTGAGGTTAACAGTCAACCTGGCTGGCGAGGCTTGCAGTCCGTAACCAGCGTCAACATTGCCGATGAAATAGTTAGTTTTGTGCTTTCGGAGCTGAAAAAGTAGAGAGGGGGTGTCCAATTTAATCAGGGTGGAAGTTGTTAGAGTTGACAGTGCCGCTGGAACTGCCCAGAAAATCGAGGATTTTGTGGCTGTGGAAAGGCCCATCCACATTTTTCTAGACAAAAAGCCCTACGCAACCATATTCTGCACGCCTACGGATCTCAAGGAGCTGGTTGTAGGCCACCTGCTATCCGAGGGCATAATCAAAGCTTCTGGTGAAATTCAAGGCATAGATTTCAAGGAGGAAGGCGTGTGCCACGTTGGCTTGAAACCAATCATAAACATTGAAAGTCGCTTGAGGCGTTCGAGAAGCTTTCACCGCGTACTGCCGTCGGCCTGTGGAGGCCCCTATCTACCTCAAGTTTTGAGGAGGCTTAAGCCTGTTAAGTCGGCTGTTAGGGTTAGGGCTGAGATAATTCAGAGGTGTGTGGCAAACCTGAACAGTATCGCTGAAACTTTTAGAAAAACTGGTGGGGTGCATGTTGCCGCCGTTTATGGGGCGGATGGAGCCTTTCTAGCTTTCGCTGAGGATGTTGGACGCCACAATGCTGTTGACAAGGCTATTGGGAAATGCGCCCTGAGAGGTGTCTCTTTTGATGAATGTTTCCTAACCCTAAGTGGAAGGCTTTCCGCTGATATAGTGCTTAAAGCTGCGAGGGTTGGCATACCAATAGTCGCCTCCATTGCGGCGGCTTTGGATTCTGGGATAGAGGTTGCCCGGAAGGCGAACCTAACGCTTGTGGGTTTTGTCCGTGGAAGACGCATGAACATTTACAATGCAGCTGAAAGAATTCTCTCGTAGGGGTCTTCAGCCCTTTCTGGGAACGCCTCCGCCCTTCCACCCTTTAAAAGGGTGCGTTTCTGCTCTTTCGTGAAAGAGCCCAAGCAGCAAGCCTCCAAGCCAAAGTTCTTCAATATGGCTTCAACCTCGCCTTTGGCTTGAGGATTGACAGCCGCCAAAATGGTTCCTGTTGAGGACATGGAGAGAAGTTGTCTCTCCGAAAGCTCGAAGGCTTCTGCAAGTTTCTTGGCTTCTGGGCTTACTGGAATTTTCTCAAACTCTATTTTGAACCCCAATTTTGAGGCTTCAGCCATCTCATTTAACGAGGCCACTAACCCGCCCTCTGTTAAGTCGTGCATGGCGTGGACACCATTGACGTCGGCTAGAGCAAGGGCCTCTTTGACACAGCTCTGGAGTACCACAAGCCTTGACAATTGGCGGGTTCGCTTCGCCCCGAAAAGCCTTTCAGCTAAGGCCTTATTCATTAGGGCAAGATTAACGGCGATTTCCAAGCCCAGCGGCTTTGTGCACACGATTAAGTCGTCTGGCCTAGCGTTTCCAGGCGTTTTAAGCTTGTCTCTTTCAACGACGCCGTAGACTGTGCAAACTCCCAAAAGCGTTGATAACCCTTCATAGGTTCCCGTATGACCCGACACTATGGCCATGTTTAGGTCTTCAGTTGCTCCACATGCTTGCCGCATAATCCGCTGGAATGTTTGGGGCTTTGTGCCCGGCGGCCCCAAGAGGTTTATGGTGCAGAATTGGGGTTTAGCCCCGAAAAGAGCTACGTCTGAAGCCGCGTAGTGGATTAGAAGCCATCCGAACCATTTTTCTGGGACGCCTATGCATGGATCCGTGGAGACTACAAGCCACTTGTCGTCTATCCAATGCACTCCGGAGTCATAGCCAGCCATGGGTGGAACAATGACACGGCTATCCACCTTGATGCATCTCAACAGTTTTTTGAAGCTTTCTGGGCTAAGCTTCCCCATAAACTATTTTTCCTTTATGAGCTCTATGCCGCGGCTTGTTATTCGGAAGGGAATCCATTCCAGCGGGTGCTCGCACCCCTCCATTTTGACTATGCGGAGTTCACGGCGAAACTTCTCCTCGTTGAAACGGAAAAGGAAAATGTTGTGCGCCTTGTTTAGGTCTAAATCCACCGCCCGCTGCACAGTCATGTCTCTCTGGGCTGCCGCCGTCATGATGTCAATGTTTACAATGTTGTCGTAGTGGCACCAGTTAATAGTCCAATCCTCAACGGGCTCCATGTACCGTAAATCGTAGAGGGCGAAAAGCTGCTCGCTGAAGTCTCCGGCGGCGAACCTTGTCACACCCTTCTCGGAAAGCATTCTATCAATGCGTTTCATCTCCTCAAAGTCTTGGAGGTTAAAGTAGATTACCCGCGGATCCTTTGGGTATGGCTCAAAATGGGGAAACGCCTGAATAGCAATAAACTTGCCCTTCTCGATGTAGGGTTCAATGTTCCAGCCGAAGGACTTGAAGTAGGCTATAAGCCTCGGAAAAGGCTTGTCCATGACATCGTAGGCTACGGTTTCGCCTTCCAGCAACCCCTGCCACAGGAACTGCATGGCGAAAACGGTTTTGCCGGTTCCCGGTGGACCGTAAAGGATGTTTCGTGAACCGGATTCTATGCCTCCGCCTATAAGCTCGTCGAAGCCCTTTATCCCTGTTTTCAGTTTAGCCATTCTTCGCTTCTCCTTCTAGAGGAATATTTTAAGCAGTTTGGTTTCCTGTAGGAGGAATATTATGTAGATGCTTATGGCGAGTTCTGGCAGTATGTAGCTTCCATTGTATATGGCTGAATAAACAATGGGACTCATGCCTTCAGGGGCGTAGCTGGCGAAGAAAATCACTCCCGAAATGAAGTGGGCCATGAAGCGTCCCCAGATGCCAACGTTCACGCCTACGAAAGGGCGATTCTGGAAAAACCCTGCCAAGCCAAGGGCTCCAAAAGCCAGAGGATAGTCCAAAAGCACCTGCAATGGATGGACTATAAAGGGTTCAACGGCTAACTGCACAAGCCCATAAACAGCGGCGGCGAACAAGCCGATTTTTGGTCCCCTCCGAAGCGCCAGCCAGAGGATTGGCACCATGGAGCCAGCCGTCACCGACCCGCCCTGGGGAAGACTGAAAACCTTTATGTAGCTGAGGGCTGTCGCCAAGGCCACAAAAGTGACAACTTCAGCGATTATTTTCGTGGGAGAACTAATTTTGGATTCTAACTTTTTCTCACTCAAGGTCTTTCCCTCCGCCGGCATTACCCGGATCAGGTTCTAGGGGTCGACCGCGCTCAGCGGTCCTCTCAGCCGGGTCACCGCCCAGCTCCCCCAGACCTTTAAGCGAAGGTATACCATTCAATTAGTATAAATGCTTTTTGGCGAACAGATTGAGAAAAAGGAGACTATTTGGGGCGGAATTTCCGTCCATAACAGACAATGGTGGCAGTTGCGGCTAACGTCAACACTGCAAGCGGCCACTTGGGATATTCAGGGATCACCGCTCCCCAATTGTAGTTTGAATCTATCAACTCAAAAGTTGCAATGTATCTGTAGTCACCTAAACGTTCAAACGTATTTGGGTCATAGGCCGTTGAATTTTCTCGAACTTCATATCTGACTTGGATGCCCGTCGCATTGTCCCACCAGTAAATCTGCCTAGTATAGCTTCCAGGAATAAAGGCAGGAAGTACCCAGTCCAAAACTTTGACTGGCCTAGGCGATCCGCCAATGTAATCAACTGTTATCGTGTTGTTTAGATATCTTGGCGGCCACGAGTATCCGAATCCCCAGTCGTATGCTGGGCGTACCATGTCTCCGGGCCCTAGGTCAGCATCGATGATCATCATGGTGAAGCTTGTGTCCATGTTATCCGTGAGATTATAGTAGGTCTCGGTTCCGTTTTTCCAGTGGTTCGTAACTCGGAAGGTTACGTTGCGTGCCTCTGCCTTTATCTCTATGACTTCATATTTGATCCATTCAGTTTCGTTGTATACTTGTAGAATGAACGCATACATGTGGGGTGGGAATGGTACGTCTGGTTCAGCCCATCAGTAGACGATGGTGCCTTTGTATTTGAACCAGTCGCCGACCTGGACTCCTATTCTGAAGGCTTGTGTTCGCGGCGTGTAGGCTGAAGCAATCAAAAGTAGCGCCAAAATCATGGAGAGAGCAACTGCCCTTTTCATTCTACTTTCACAAGTGTCTTCTCTACCTTTAAATATTTAAAACTTTAATTTTCAGAAAGTCGAAGGCTGTTGGGCTGTTTGACATGAAGCCTCTACCAAAAGAGTTTGATGTATTGGCTGTTGAACGCAAGTGGCAGCGGCTTTGGGAAGAGTGGGGAATATATCGCTTTGACTGGAACGACCATATGAGGCCAACTTTCAGCATAGATACGCCTCCACCCTATCCGTCCGGCGAGTTCCACATGGGCAACGTTCTGAATTGGACTTACTTTGACATTGTAGCCCGCTACAAGCGTATGAGGGGCTATAACGTTTTTTTCCCGCAGGGCTGGGACTGCCACGGCTTAGGCATAGAAGTCCAAGTTGAGAGGGAGCATAACATTCGCAAACGCGACGTTCCCCTCGACAAGTTTCGAAGCCTCTGCATGCAGCTTGTGGAAAAATACATCGCCATGATGAAGG from Candidatus Bathyarchaeia archaeon includes these protein-coding regions:
- the thiT gene encoding energy-coupled thiamine transporter ThiT; this encodes MSEKKLESKISSPTKIIAEVVTFVALATALSYIKVFSLPQGGSVTAGSMVPILWLALRRGPKIGLFAAAVYGLVQLAVEPFIVHPLQVLLDYPLAFGALGLAGFFQNRPFVGVNVGIWGRFMAHFISGVIFFASYAPEGMSPIVYSAIYNGSYILPELAISIYIIFLLQETKLLKIFL
- a CDS encoding RimK family alpha-L-glutamate ligase, which gives rise to MRFGIVTRNPNAYSSAQLRMAMERRGIPYMCFSFPWLVARVGYKPYLNVRNVDVLKDLDALIIRPIGRGSLEEIVFRMDVLYRLERLGFYVVNPPEAIEHCVDKYDLLAILEDAGIPVPRTAVTEDADEALKAFHELGGDVVVKPIFGSRGIGSTRINDPEIASTVFRAIAFYHGVIYLQEFVPHGCSDIRAFVIGDRVAAAMRRVATSWKTNYSQGARPEPLKLSGELEELAVKSAKLIKCKVAGVDILESSKGPVVVEVNSQPGWRGLQSVTSVNIADEIVSFVLSELKK
- the fdhD gene encoding formate dehydrogenase accessory sulfurtransferase FdhD; amino-acid sequence: MSNLIRVEVVRVDSAAGTAQKIEDFVAVERPIHIFLDKKPYATIFCTPTDLKELVVGHLLSEGIIKASGEIQGIDFKEEGVCHVGLKPIINIESRLRRSRSFHRVLPSACGGPYLPQVLRRLKPVKSAVRVRAEIIQRCVANLNSIAETFRKTGGVHVAAVYGADGAFLAFAEDVGRHNAVDKAIGKCALRGVSFDECFLTLSGRLSADIVLKAARVGIPIVASIAAALDSGIEVARKANLTLVGFVRGRRMNIYNAAERILS
- a CDS encoding ATPase domain-containing protein, which translates into the protein MAKLKTGIKGFDELIGGGIESGSRNILYGPPGTGKTVFAMQFLWQGLLEGETVAYDVMDKPFPRLIAYFKSFGWNIEPYIEKGKFIAIQAFPHFEPYPKDPRVIYFNLQDFEEMKRIDRMLSEKGVTRFAAGDFSEQLFALYDLRYMEPVEDWTINWCHYDNIVNIDIMTAAAQRDMTVQRAVDLDLNKAHNIFLFRFNEEKFRRELRIVKMEGCEHPLEWIPFRITSRGIELIKEK
- a CDS encoding AIR synthase-related protein, which encodes MGKLSPESFKKLLRCIKVDSRVIVPPMAGYDSGVHWIDDKWLVVSTDPCIGVPEKWFGWLLIHYAASDVALFGAKPQFCTINLLGPPGTKPQTFQRIMRQACGATEDLNMAIVSGHTGTYEGLSTLLGVCTVYGVVERDKLKTPGNARPDDLIVCTKPLGLEIAVNLALMNKALAERLFGAKRTRQLSRLVVLQSCVKEALALADVNGVHAMHDLTEGGLVASLNEMAEASKLGFKIEFEKIPVSPEAKKLAEAFELSERQLLSMSSTGTILAAVNPQAKGEVEAILKNFGLEACCLGSFTKEQKRTLLKGGRAEAFPERAEDPYERILSAAL